In Trueperella pecoris, the DNA window AGGCGTATCACGACGCCGATATCGAGGTCATCCTCGACGTCGTCTATAACCACACGGCCGAGGGCAATCACATGGGCCCAACGTTGTCTTTCCGCGGGATCGACAACCGCGCCTACTACCGCCTTGTTGACGGCGACCTCGCCCATTACTTCGATACCACGGGCACGGGCAATTCTTTGAACATGTCTTCCCCGCATTCGCTGCAGCTGATTATGGATTCGCTACGCTACTGGGTTGTCGACATGCATGTCGACGGTTTCCGATTCGATCTGGCCTCCACGCTGGCACGCGAGCTCCACGCTGTCGACAAACTGTCGTCCTTCTTTGACATCATCCAGCAAGATCCCATCATTTCCCAGGTCAAATTGATCGCGGAGCCGTGGGACGTCGGGGAAGGCGGCTACAACGTGGGCGAGTTCCCGCCACTGTGGACAGAATGGAACGGCAACTACCGCGACACGATGCGTGATTTCTGGCGCGGCGAGCCCTCAGTTCTTTCCGAATTCGCTTCACGTCTGACAGGATCTTCAGATCTTTACGCGCATTCTGGCCGCCGCCCGTTTGCTTCGATCAACTTCATCACTGCCCATGACGGCTTCACGCTCAATGATCTCGTTTCTTACAACGAGAAGCACAACGAGGCCAACGGTGAAGGCGGGGCTGATGGCTCGCCGAACAACAAGTCGTGGAATATGGGCGTTGAGGGCCCCACCGAGGATCGCGGTATTCTCGCACTGCGCCAACGGCAGATGAAGAACTTCTTCACTACGCTCCTGACCTCCCAGGGGGTCCCGATGATTTCCCACGGCGATGAGCTCGTGCGCACGCAACAAGGCAATAACAACACCTATTGCCAGGACAACGAACTGTCATGGATGGACTGGGAATTGAGCGAGGCGGAGGTCGAGATGCATTCCTTCGTCCAGTCCGTTATCTCGTTGCGCAATGACCACCCGGTCTTCCGTCGTCGTCGATTCTTCAAGGGCGCGGCTGGCCGCGGTGGAGAATCCGAGCACGGGGACATCATGTGGTTCGCCAATAACGGCACCGAAATGGCTGACCAAGATTGGGATACGTGGTTTGCCCGTTCAGTCATGGTCTACCTCAATGGGCAGCGTATCGCCGAGCCTGACGCGCGCGGCAACCAGGTCATTGATGACGATTTCTTGCTCGCCTATAACGCGTCCGCCGAGAACCTGGATTTCACGATTCCCAGTACTGAAACGGAGGCCGTGTGGCATTCGATCCTCAGCACTGACGCCGACCAGGAGATTGGCGCCACGCTGTCCGAAGGAGACACGTTCTCCGTGACATCGCGTTCGATCACGATTTTGGTACGGCGCCACGAGGTTGACGCTTCGCTCGACGGCGAAACGCTGAGCCCGACGTCGTTGCGCCTGGCCTCCGCCCGCGCCGAGAATGCGCCGTCGGTTGGCGCGGCAACGGACGCTACCGTCCGTGAGCACGTCGCCTCACCGGTGCAGAGCTAACACGTGCGCAGAGCTAACATTCGCTCGAATGACGCCCTGCACGGCACAGCCGGCACGCGGTTAAGGCGCTAGCGAACAGTTCGCGCGTTTTTGGGGAGCCCTCGTTGAGCAATCTTCGGGGGCTCCCCTAGAATGTAGGCACGCCATCAAGGAGAATTATGACTACCGAAGACGTTGTTCGTCGCCATTCCCATGTCCCTCCGATCGATCGTCATCAGCCGCTGACGAG includes these proteins:
- the glgX gene encoding glycogen debranching protein GlgX produces the protein MEIWPGKPYPLGATFDGTGTNFAIFSSVADKIDLCLIDEDGGEQRVELREVDAYVWHCYLPGIRPGQRYGYRVHGPYEPENGHRCDPSKILLDPYAKAIEGQVENHQANFSYNFFDHNQRAEEDSLGHTMLSVVVNPFFDWGHDRPPKHEYHNSIIYEAHLKGMTATHPDIPEAMRGTYMGMAHPAMVNYLKELGITAVELMPIHQFVNDPSLQDKGLSNYWGYNTIGFFAPQNTYSSSGEVGSQVEEFKAMVKAYHDADIEVILDVVYNHTAEGNHMGPTLSFRGIDNRAYYRLVDGDLAHYFDTTGTGNSLNMSSPHSLQLIMDSLRYWVVDMHVDGFRFDLASTLARELHAVDKLSSFFDIIQQDPIISQVKLIAEPWDVGEGGYNVGEFPPLWTEWNGNYRDTMRDFWRGEPSVLSEFASRLTGSSDLYAHSGRRPFASINFITAHDGFTLNDLVSYNEKHNEANGEGGADGSPNNKSWNMGVEGPTEDRGILALRQRQMKNFFTTLLTSQGVPMISHGDELVRTQQGNNNTYCQDNELSWMDWELSEAEVEMHSFVQSVISLRNDHPVFRRRRFFKGAAGRGGESEHGDIMWFANNGTEMADQDWDTWFARSVMVYLNGQRIAEPDARGNQVIDDDFLLAYNASAENLDFTIPSTETEAVWHSILSTDADQEIGATLSEGDTFSVTSRSITILVRRHEVDASLDGETLSPTSLRLASARAENAPSVGAATDATVREHVASPVQS